Below is a genomic region from Micropterus dolomieu isolate WLL.071019.BEF.003 ecotype Adirondacks linkage group LG08, ASM2129224v1, whole genome shotgun sequence.
TACCACTAGATCCATCTGCAGTTTTCTGAATAAATTATGTGTAGCTAATTAATTGCGTTATCATAGTTAAAATAAAGTATCTTCTTTGTATAAGGTCACCACATTTAgaggggttttatttttgtaacgATATTAAGAGCAAGTTTATTGCAAAACCGCTCGTAGTTAAGATTAGACCATTGAAAACGGCTCTGTTTCCCAGCATGCCACAGGTGTCCACATCACTGTTCACATACAAATACCTACAACACAACAAGGGAAAAACGGGAAATTGGGCAATGTCACtgcaagtttttgtttttttgttttgtcgcGGACAGCAGCAATGTCAAGATAATATTTTTGGGGTTTTTGTTCGCACCATTACAAAGGTTGCATGCACATACGAGGGTGTATTAATACATCCTGTCAGCCATATTTCCTTTCGTGGGCGGAAGCTCATTGTAGAGGTCACGTGCTGAGTGCTAGTCACTCCACCAATCACCTTGGGGAAGGTCTGAGACAGGAGCCAATAGTTACCCTTGCAGGGTATCACCTGATTTGGGTGAGCGAGTGAACAGAAAAATGGGTCTGTGGTTGGTTCTCACAGGAGAAACTTGGTGACATAGCTTCCCGGCATCACCGGTGGATGTGACGCTCACTGACTTGGAATCGCTCGCGGCTGGCAAATGAGCACGATGGATGAGGTGGGGCACAGCTCCAGAACCCAATTCAGACTACTCTCCCCCCACGTTTTGTAACTTGTTATGAAGTAGGACGGAAAAGTGTCTTTTTCATAGTCTTATTAAGGATGGACAGTTTGCTCTGCAGAAGGTATAAATGAAGCGCCATGTGCTACTGTTTTGATTTCATTGCGATTAAATTTAATAGGTTTAAAGTGACGTTTGCAAACTTGACTGGGTAAGTCAGGTGTAAGGCTGAAATATGCTGGTAgttaatgtgtgtttctgaaagATTTACAGGTacatgtcaaacacacacacacacacgcacacacacacaggcgtagatataaaattttaattgtgGGTTTCTTTTAGGTGTTGCAATAATCAaaccaaataaattaaaattgtcAATAAAGGATGCAAACTGAAAAATGACTTGTTGGTGTTGCAGTGTAACCTGTTGACCTCGGGGCATAAGATGAGGCATGGCCCCTATAAAACAAAAGGGGTTCATGTTTCTGACTGACCCAGTTCCAGGGCCCTTATCGGAGCGTGTAGAGTTACCCGTTCAGTATGATCTCAAACAGAAAGCCACAGAATAAAAACCTCAAACATCAATTGCAAACGTCATTAAGGTAAGGAagacaatgaatgaatgacaacaatgaaaatgtttaacaGAAGGGAGATCTAATGCTTTGTCCTTTTAGTTGGCCTATTCCTAAATTAATTCTGGGACTTTCAATCTTGTGGCTGCTGATTGGAGTCGATCGCAGCACTACAAACCTGCCTGACAACATTCACTCTTGAATACAGAGTTTCAGACTTTTTCAGAGTCCCGTTATTCAAACAGAAAAATTTCATACCCCTCAACAAAATCTGCATTGGTAACACAAGTACATTTAGACACTCGTGAAATAATTTATGATTTATTgtgactttacagttttatcaTTTCTCAAATTCACCCATTTTTTCTTTCGATTTATATGATGCCCCTATTTTGTGACTCTGTTGCAGGACAGCCATTTGATGACAAATTAAGATATTGGTTATTGTTTCTGGGCACAGGACACAGATGCCATCTTGTAATCTAAAAtaatactttatatttttttctctttaaattcagttatgaaacataaaatattgTAGCATGGTGTGTAACCAGCACACCTGCTGTGCACAATGTTCTTCAGGAGGCCACTGTAGAGTATTGAACTTACTGATGCTCTGGGAGATGTGTAGATCCATATTTTAAATAGCTGTCTTGCCTATAATCCACCTATCTCAAAAAAGCTGAATCTGTGTCAGGGCAGATAGTTGGTGAACTGTCCATGACCTACTTTGTTGTAATTATCTGATGGATTTGTTACATACAGTAACTGAGACCCAACatgataaatgtaaaaacagaataaCAGAAACATGGGTCAGGGCAGAAAACAGTGGCTAAATCTCAAACTGATCACTTCATATGCATACATATACTAATTAAGCTCTGAataggtgtgtgtatgtctcaGCATAGATTTACAAAATTTTTCTTAAAGAAGCCTGATCTGTATTTTTGTTGACCATATAAATTGCACATATATTCATCTATATGATTAAACAGTTTGACTTCAAGATGAAAAAGTCTGCCTTTTTTGCATTTCTCAAATGATGAGAGTTATTCCATTGTTTACAAACAGTGCTGATGTAAACAAACTACCATCCACTTATAACAAAATAGGTCAATTGTCAATtgtcccaaaacgacatatgCAACTGTTCCCCACAACGACATGTGCGAGCGTTGGAAAGTTCTAATCCACCAACAGGTGTATCAAACCTTAAGTACGTTACGAATGTCATGTGACCTTAAACACGGGGTTAACTTTGTGAAATGGTcctagtttggttaggtttaggaaaaaatTGCGGCTTTGAGTTAAAACAAGTACATTACGCAAGTAAAATAAGTCATGTGACTTAACTCATGTAATGTAAGTCATCTACGaaatttaacttaacttaactaCTACTATATAACTCAACTTTGACTTTCTGCCTTGTGGACTCAAACCTCGGGTTCAACGGGCTCCTGTCTGAAAGTCATGAGTTAACTTGATCCATCCATCCGAACCACCTCCCTACCCAGACTTTGTCACTCTTTATActatgtcacctgacttcctcctttgctggCATCAAGCAGCCACTAAAGGTCGTGgcctaacaataaatgtaaatatgggcTGTAATAAACCGCTGCACAATTGATTAGCCGTTTTTCAGGTGAGGATGGGCTTGAATTTTGTCATCTCAACATGACAACACAGCTGCagcatttgaaatatattaagCACTAGTTTCTGGTACTTTAGTTTCTGATCACCATGAGCATCACTAAGAATTACGGGCCATATAGCCATATTTGGCAGTGGTGCTGCTTCTACAAAATTCATTAAACACAATGTGATGTAAAAACAATTGTCAAACTCACAGTTCCCAAGTGTCTGGTCACCAGAACCATGGGCCCTTTATCCACAATTGTTTTCATCATGTTTATTGACTACTTTGGGAGGGAAAAAATCTGAGGGCACATGGCCACTCACATTAGGAACAGATGGGAATAATGAGAGCATTAATGGCTTAGATAAGGAGGGCATAACCTTTCACTTGGGTAGGACAGAAACATGTGAGTGCTGACCCAGCATGAGCCAGATGAGATCACTATTAATAATCAAATTGAATTCAGAATTATTTGATCATAAATGTGTTGATATaacttgatttaatttaatttagcttTTGTACAATTTCTTAAAAAGCTTCTTTAATGGTGTGGATTATGTCTCCAGGCCCCTGGGGGaaattagaaaatgaaaagcatAATATTATTTTCATCCAACATATTCAGTTTTATCTAAATTGAATTATTCTTTTACATATttctttatgtttgtttgttttatttgtaaatgaattatttttattatgaagacattttattttcacatttcacagcTCATTCATATACCAAATTTGCAACCGGTAGTGACACTGTGACATTATGTAACAATAGTATGACCTCCTCCTCACCCCTCCCGTGCCAAATGGTTGAGCCCATTTTCTTCATTGTGGTTCttacatgttacatgttaaaatgaacactgtacattcatgcacacacaacacacacacacacacacacacacacacacacacaaacacacacacacacaaacacacacacacacaaaacagacccACATGTTCTTGTTTTGAGACCACTTTTAACTTGCTGACATGTGATTTCTGGAATGATGCTGTAGTCTACTGGGGCAGGTCAGGGTGGATTAGGGTTTCCATAAAAGAGGATGATCTCCTTGGTCTTTTCAGATATTCACAGAGGAGAACAACAGGGGAGAGTTGGGGGACTGAGTGGACACAAAGAAAGCAAGAACACAGATTTATAGGATAACTGAAATAATTTCCACTACAAtcaaattgtgaaaaaaaatctacatatgtcaaggtgtgttttttctctttaatttgGGTTTGCATACACTTTAACAAATTGATATTGTTGCAATGATATTGTACTGAGTGCATCTGTTGTCTTTTCAGAGTGACTGTCTCAAACTGTCTATGCATTCACCTATGTGTCTGCACTTTCAGCATGCCTTCGTTAGTGTTGAAATATATGCTGCTGTGCGCGTTGATGGGTGGAACGGCGTGTGCCTGTGTGCTGAAGAATCATACCTTATGGATTGAGAGGCACGACTGTGCCCAGTGTGTAGCTGTCAATACTACTATCTGCAGTGGCTACTgttacacacaggtgagacgCACACATACTCACACTTTTCATAAGAACACTTAATTTTGAATATGAtgcaaaaaaaaggagaaatattTAGAGCGAAGTGTATAGGCCAATTAAGTGATGTTGAAGTGGTGATGCGATAAGGATACTTGATGCAACACCCTGTTGCTTGGGTGCAATGAGACAGGGAGGTCGTTGAAAACATACTTCAGCAATATATTTTGCTTCAGCATCTTAAATGTTCTAAAACACTGTTCAAGTTCAGTATGTGGATCAAAATGAAAATCACCCATTTGTTGAATCTAGATACATTGTGAAAGTGATATGGAGGCGAATAAACATTTCTCTCGTTTAGATTTATTGGCACCAGGATGTCCCTCAAGAAGTGTTACCAAATTATAACCCATCTTCTGACAGGCACCCCATTTCATTCTGTTCAACCTGTGCACCGCCTCTAACAGCCCCGATTCCTCTTTTCCAGGACACCAATTTGTGGGGACGGTTTGGGAGGACCTTCGTCATCCAGCGTAGCTGTGTGCCTCTCTCCCTGGTGTACCGAGCCGTGCCAGGCTGCCCTCAGGATGTCAACGCACCGTTGTATTATCCGGCAGCCCGCCGTTGCCGCTGCAAGCGCTGCGACGCACGCTCACACCACTGTGTGCGCACCAGCCGATTCTCTTATGAACAATGCACCATGGACCTTGGCAGCGCGAGGAGCCCGACCCAGCCCGCTCTGGAAACCTGAACATGAGCTGATACAAGCAAATGCACACGCATGGCAGGGCTGCAGCTGTTGGACTAGATGGAGCAGCAGTGTTTCTGCTTGTTGATGTTATTGTGGTGCATCTCAGCCACTCAGCCGGTCGCGTTGTTTTCTCTAGTTTGATAGTCAAGATATTGCAACACTGTGTTGAGCATGCACTGTAGCTTCACTGTGAATTGTATTGCCTGtgtaaatgaattaaatgaaaattaaaaaatggaaataaatgagTGCATGATAACTAGGCCTACATTTCTATATAAAGCAAAGTCTCATTTAAAGGTTTCTGCGCTGAATATTCTCAGTTTGGGAGAATAATaactatatatattattaacCATAATATTATTGTGTCAATTAGTTATTAGAGAGCAATGCTGCATATAAGAGCTCTGAAATGAATTTATGGGGCCTGATCAGCTACACATGGGTTCAAGTCTCCTCCCAACATCAACGCAACGTTGCATCATACTAACCGGTTCCTGAGACTAGTTGTTCCAGCCTACTTTACAAAA
It encodes:
- the LOC123974729 gene encoding thyrotropin subunit beta-like, with the translated sequence MPQQRRTNPSNRQARTPVAREPHDLPKGQRTQDHMCQAKGEQQRAVPGAPAAARDMPSLVLKYMLLCALMGGTACACVLKNHTLWIERHDCAQCVAVNTTICSGYCYTQDTNLWGRFGRTFVIQRSCVPLSLVYRAVPGCPQDVNAPLYYPAARRCRCKRCDARSHHCVRTSRFSYEQCTMDLGSARSPTQPALET